A DNA window from Daucus carota subsp. sativus chromosome 3, DH1 v3.0, whole genome shotgun sequence contains the following coding sequences:
- the LOC108214441 gene encoding G-type lectin S-receptor-like serine/threonine-protein kinase At4g27290, with product MKESSTIFLFLCLLSVVAFSSAADTLAAGEFITDAQTIVSARGEFAMGFFSTKGNPRNRYFGIWFNKISNRTVIWVANRESPISNTSGVVRVSSRGIVVSVNQSTDSLWTSNSSRSVKNPVAQLLDTGNLVFRDQSEPQNFAWQSFDHPVDNFLPGMKFGYDLESGVDRYFLPWKSEDDPAPGNYIHRVDKNGYPQLLLWKDSVPWYRTGPWVGSGFSGIPVLKPNGIYTPKFVINDKEVYYVFDLVNRSESPITRLTLTPGGVSTRYTWNREKQEWSQYLTLQVSDCDRYGICGSNGVCNVNKSPRCECMDGFSPKNPEDWEEADWAEGCSRNVPLECGNGDGFSKITGVKLPDTRWSWYNRSMSLVECEDKCFKDCNCTAYSNTDIRNGGSGCLLWFGDLKDMRGYSEDGQDLFVRMPASEFKRSKNSGQKTRVWIILISVFLVLAAIFCLFMLYRIKKRRINSAGIVQLNSINLAATDTDESPDLDLPLLDFMQVANATDNFSYNNKLGEGGFGAVYKGVLEEGQEVAVKRLSKDSRQGVNEFMNEVSCIAKLQHRNLVRLIACCIDEGERMLIYEYMPNKGLDSFIFDKEKCKSFDWPKRYNIINGIARGLLYLHQDSRLRIIHRDLKASNILLDYDMNPKISDFGLARIFGGSETQASTTRVVGTYGYMPPEYAIDGLFSTKSDVYSFGVLLLEIISGKKNRGFHHQDHNLNLVGHAWRSYNENNLADIADKVILESSNEHEVFRVIEIGLLCVQEYPEDRPNMSSVVLMLSSKIPLSIPKKPGFYSERRKPNDTTSSSTNHTSSSINSYSVSFFAPR from the exons ATGAAAGAAAGTAGCACCATTTTCTTGTTCTTATGTTTGCTCTCAGTTGTTGCTTTCTCCTCTGCAGCAGACACCTTAGCTGCAGGTGAATTTATCACTGATGCACAGACCATTGTTTCGGCTCGCGGAGAGTTTGCAATGGGATTTTTCAGCACCAAAGGAAATCCCCGGAACCGATATTTCGGCATATGGTTCAACAAGATATCGAATAGAACAGTGATATGGGTGGCCAATAGAGAGTCTCCAATCTCGAATACTTCTGGCGTTGTGAGGGTCAGTAGCAGGGGAATTGTTGTAAGTGTTAATCAGAGTACTGACAGCTTATGGACGTCCAATTCTTCGAGATCAGTGAAGAATCCAGTGGCTCAGCTACTAGATACAGGGAATCTTGTTTTTCGGGATCAAAGTGAGCCACAAAATTTTGCATGGCAAAGTTTTGATCATCCCGTGGATAATTTTCTGCCAGGAATGAAATTTGGATATGACCTGGAAAGTGGCGTAGACAGGTATTTTCTACCATGGAAAAGTGAGGATGATCCCGCTCCCGGTAATTATATCCATCGGGTGGATAAAAATGGTTATCCGCAGCTACTTTTGTGGAAAGATTCAGTTCCTTGGTACAGAACTGGACCTTGGGTTGGCTCAGGATTTAGCGGCATTCCTGTTCTCAAGCCTAATGGAATTTACACACCCAAATTTGTCATCAATGACAAGGAAGTGTATTATGTTTTCGATCTTGTTAATCGTTCCGAATCTCCTATTACAAGGTTGACATTGACACCAGGCGGCGTATCGACTCGTTACACATGGAACAGAGAGAAACAAGAGTGGTCACAATATCTGACTTTACAAGTGAGCGATTGTGATCGTTATGGAATTTGCGGATCCAATGGCGTTTGCAATGTCAACAAGTCTCCGAGGTGTGAATGTATGGATGGGTTTAGTCCCAAAAATCCAGAGGACTGGGAGGAAGCCGATTGGGCTGAGGGTTGTTCGCGCAATGTTCCACTGGAATGTGGAAATGGAGATGGTTTCTCGAAGATTACTGGTGTAAAGTTGCCAGACACGCGATGGTCCTGGTATAACAGGAGCATGAGCCTCGTGGAATGCGAGGACAAGTGCTTCAAGGACTGCAATTGCACGGCTTATTCAAATACAGATATTCGAAATGGGGGAAGTGGATGCTTGTTATGGTTTGGCGATTTGAAGGATATGCGAGGATACTCTGAAGATGGACAAGATCTATTCGTAAGAATGCCCGCATCTGAATTTA AGAGGAGCAAAAATTCTGGACAAAAGACGCGAGTGTGGATCATATTAATTTCTGTCTTTTTAGTACTAGCTGCAATATTTTGCCTCTTCATGTTGTATAGAATCAAGAAAAGAAGGATCAACAGCGCAG GAATAGTGCAACTCAACTCAATAAATCTTGCTGCTACGGATACAGATGAGAGCCCAGATCTCGATTTACCTTTGCTTGATTTCATGCAAGTTGCAAATGCAACAGATAATTTCTCCTACAATAACAAGCTTGGCGAAGGAGGTTTTGGTGCTGTTTACAAG GGAGTGTTGGAAGAGGGACAAGAAGTAGCTGTAAAGAGGCTCTCAAAGGACTCAAGACAAGGAGTCAATGAGTTCATGAATGAAGTTTCATGCATTGCTAAACTTCAGCACCGAAATCTTGTGAGGCTCATCGCATGCTGCATTGATGAAGGGGAAAGGATGTTGATCTATGAATATATGCCTAACAAAGGTCTTGATTCATTCATTTTTG ACAAAGAAAAATGCAAATCATTTGATTGGCCAAAGCGCTACAATATTATAAACGGCATTGCAAGAGGGCTACTCTATCTGCACCAGGATTCAAGACTAAGAATCATTCATAGAGATCTCAAAGCCAGTAATATTTTACTTGACTATGATATGAACCCGAAAATATCAGATTTCGGGTTGGCAAGAATATTCGGAGGGAGTGAAACTCAAGCCAGCACAACAAGGGTAGTGGGGACATA CGGATACATGCCTCCAGAGTACGCCATTGATGGATTGTTCTCAACTAAATCGGATGTCTACAGCTTCGGTGTATTACTACTAGAGATAATAAGCGGGAAGAAGAACAGAGGCTTTCATCATCAAGATCACAACCTTAATCTCGTTGGCCAT GCATGGAGAAGCTACAATGAAAACAATCTTGCGGACATAGCTGATAAGGTGATCTTGGAGTCGAGTAACGAACATGAAGTGTTTCGAGTCATTGAAATCGGTTTATTGTGCGTGCAAGAATATCCTGAAGACAGGCCAAACATGTCATCAGTAGTTCTGATGCTGAGTAGTAAAATTCCGTTGTCGATTCCTAAAAAGCCTGGATTTTACTCGGAGAGAAGAAAGCCTAATGACACAACTTCTTCATCAACAAACCATACATCCTCTAGCATCAACAGCTATAGTGTCTCATTCTTTGCACCTAGATAG